In Zea mays cultivar B73 chromosome 7, Zm-B73-REFERENCE-NAM-5.0, whole genome shotgun sequence, the following proteins share a genomic window:
- the LOC100279367 gene encoding uncharacterized protein LOC100279367 (The RefSeq protein has 1 substitution compared to this genomic sequence) — MATPAPARVLQLQRSLGSPGRSALRSARPSSAPISMAVVLLHGCRRPNPEPCRVRPPLGSWRLASARPYLLAIVYRSAGGCRQPGAPPRAPVAPRSVLPASRAQAALSPSLVACWPATASLALALLPRTLPARCPSPLVWVLLRCSSCTCWPTFGVWLAARPASRAPWRPSSCFPARGVPPARPWMRAPFSPTAHPSVGQSSLVRPRAVLASAGHVGRADFLAAGSSGLCRHRARDFGARPCFPIAPTAVVLCL; from the coding sequence ATGGCCACGCCTGCCCCTGCTCGCGTCCTTCAGCTCCAGCGCTCCCTCGGCTCGCCTGGCCGGAGCGCCCTGCGCTCTGCTCGCCCATCCTCCGCTCCTATCTCCATGGCCGTGGTGCTTCTCCATGGCTGTCGTCGCCCAAATCCAGAACCTTGCCGAGTTCGTCCTCCACTCGGCTCATGGCGCTTGGCCTCAGCTCGGCCTTACCTCCTGGCTATTGTATACCGCTCTGCTGGTGGCTGCCGTCAACCTGGAGCACCGCCTCGAGCACCCGTTGCCCCGCGCTCTGTTCTCCCGGCGAGTCGCGCCCAGGCTGCACTGAGCCCTTCCCTGGTCGCCTGCTGGCCTGCTACCGCGTCCCTGGCTCTAGCTCTGTTGCCGCGCACGCTCCCTGCTCGGTGTCCCTCTCCACTCGTCTGGGTACTCCTTCGCTGCTCGTCGTGCACGTGCTGGCCAACGTTCGGTGTCTGGCTCGCCGCGCGCCCAGCTTCTTGCGCGCCATGGCGGCCGTCGTCGTGTTTTCCTGCGCGTGGCGTTCCTCCAGCTCGCCCATGGATGCGCGCTCCATTTTCCCCAACCGCGCATCCCTCTGTTGGCCAGAGTTCCCTGGTCCGACCCCGTGCTGTGCTCGCCTCGGCCGGCCATGTTGGCCGCGCAGACTTCCTGGCCGCGGGCAGTTCTGGCCTATGCCGCCATCGCGCCCGGGATTTTGGTGCGCGTCCCTGCTTCCCGATAGCGCCGACCGCCGTCGTTCTCTGCCTGTGA